Proteins encoded in a region of the Antedon mediterranea chromosome 2, ecAntMedi1.1, whole genome shotgun sequence genome:
- the LOC140039491 gene encoding prohibitin 1-like, whose amino-acid sequence MAAALNKLFTQLGALGIGVAVVGSVVNTALYNVDGGHRAVIFDRLSGVKAYVMGEGTHFLIPWVQRPIIFDCRSRPRNVPVVTGSKDLQNVNITLRVLFRPMAPELPKVYMSLGEDYDERVLPSITSEVLKAVVAQFDAGELITQREIVSQRVQEELTERARQFGLILDDISLTHLSFGREFTEAVEMKQVAQQEAERARFLVEKAEHVKSAAITTAEGDSIAAKLLSTAFNKAGEGLVELRKLEAAEDIAFQMSRSRNVSYLPPGQQTLLSLPQM is encoded by the exons ATGGCTGCAGCCCTGAACAAGTTGTTTACTCAGTTGGGAGCTCTTGGTATTGGCGTGGCTGTAGTTGGTAGTGTTGTAAATACCGCCCTATATAATG TTGATGGAGGGCATCGTGCAGTTATCTTTGACAGACTTTCAGGGGTCAAAGCTTATGTAATGGGCGAGGGGACCCATTTTTTAATTCCCTGGGTTCAGCGTCCAATCATATTTGATTGTCGTTCAAGGCCCCGCAACGTTCCTGTCGTTACAGGAAGCAAAG ACTTGCAGAATGTAAACATCACACTACGTGTCCTGTTCAGACCTATGGCACCTGAACTACCCAAAGTGTACATGAGTCTTGGTGAAGATTATGATGAGAGAGTACTTCCATCCATCACAAGTGAAGTCCTCAAAGCAGTTGTG GCACAATTTGATGCTGGTGAACTGATCACACAGAGAGAAATTGTCTCGCAACGCGTTCAGGAAGAGCTTACTGAAAGGGCTAGGCAGTTCGGACTCATTCTTGATGATATTTCTTTG ACTCATTTGTCATTTGGAAGAGAGTTTACAGAAGCCGTTGAAATGAAACAAGTTGCACAACAAGAGGCAGAACGTGCCAGATTCTTGGTAGAAAAG GCTGAGCATGTCAAAAGTGCAGCTATCACGACAGCTGAAGGTGATTCTATCGCAGCTAAACTACTCTCCACCGCGTTCAACAAAGCTGGAGAAGGCTTGGTAGAGCTTCGTAAATTAGAGGCCGCCGAAGATATTGCGTTCCAAATGTCACGTTCAAGAAACGTCTCGTATTTGCCTCCAGGACAACAAACCTTACTAAGTTTACCGCAGATGTAA
- the LOC140040037 gene encoding lupus La protein homolog has product MAQAEANGQSSPSDLEKKIIRQIEYYFGDANLKRDKFLQQEIKSDDGWVSLETMVKFNRLKQLSEDFEVLVTALAKSKSGLIEISEDKLKIRRSENKPIPGDTEENRKDVKARSVYCKGFSLESTLDDVQDIIEKFGPIAHIQMRKDADKKFKGSVFAVFMNAEDAEKFLAEENFKIGEEGALKMSKDAYFVMKAEEKKKEKEDEKERKVQEAMQKEKEEKLAADKAAFEDFTEGCILHFSGTSDQTSREDLKEVFGEHGTVNWVDFVRGQTEGTIRFDDDVKAVEVIEKVKAANDGKIQVRGQDIAVRVLEGEEEKKHWVKVFEDKTASRLRMQAGRKGKRGRFSGRRDKRGYDEPRGKKTKFSDSDNEDGAETKQTEKKEVKVEDKGDADAGTKKRPLEADTPSENPPKQLKAE; this is encoded by the exons ATGGCTCAAGCAGAAGCAAATGGTCAAAGTTCACCATCAGATCTTGAAAAGAAGATAATTCGACAAATTGAG TATTATTTTGGAGATGCAAATTTGAAGAGAGATAAATTCTTACAGCAAGAAATCAAATCAGACGATGGTT GGGTTTCTCTTGAAACAATGGTAAAGTTTAACAGGTTAAAGCAGCTCTCGGAAGACTTTGAGGTCTTGGTCACAGCACTTGCAAAATCAAAAAGTGGCTTGATTGAG ATAAGCGAAGACAAATTGAAAATTCGCAGATCAGAAAACAAACCAATTCCAGGAGATACAGAAGAAAACAGAAAAGACGTCAAGGCTAGAAGTGTTTATTGT aaAGGATTTTCGTTGGAATCTACTCTTGACGACGTCCAAGATATTATTGAAAAGTTTGGCCCAATTGCCCACATCCAAATGCGAAAAGACGCTGACAAAAAATTCAAG GGTTCGGTGTTTGCAGTGTTTATGAACGCAGAAGATGCTGAAAAGTTTTTAGCAGAGGAGAATTTTAAAATCGGAGAAGAAGGTGCCTTGAAAATGTCAAA AGATGCTTATTTTGTTATGAAAgcagaagaaaagaaaaaggagaaagaagatgaaaaagaaagaaaagtacA agAGGCAATGCAAAAAGAAAAGGAAGAAAAATTAGCAGCAGACAAG GCAGCATTTGAGGACTTCACAGAAGGGTGTATCCTGCATTTCAGTGGCACGTCGGATCAGACATCCAGGGAAGATCTTAAGGAAGTGTTCGGAGAACATGGCACGGTGAACTGGGTCGATTTTGTTAGGGGTCAAACAGAG GGGACTATACGATTTGATGACGATGTCAAAGCTGTAGAGGTGATTGAAAAGGTTAAAGCAGCTAACGATGGTAAAATACAAGTTCGGGGTCAAGACATTGCTGTGCGTGTTCTTGAAGGCGAAGAAGAGAAGAAACACTGGGTCAAAGTGTTCGAAGACAAAACGGCTAGCAGGCTACGTATGCAGGCTG GACGTAAAGGAAAGAGAGGAAGGTTTAGTGGTAGACGCGACAAACGTGGCTATGATGAGCCCAGAGGAAAGAAAACTAAGTTTTCTGACAGTGATAATGAAG ATGGTGCAGAAACTAAACAAACTGAGAAAAAAGAAGTCAAAGTTGAAGATAAAGGAG aTGCTGATGCAGGAACTAAAAAACGTCCACTGGAAGCAGATACACCTTCAGAGAATCCTCCCAAACAGTTAAAAGCAGAATGA